The Chloroherpetonaceae bacterium genome includes a region encoding these proteins:
- a CDS encoding glycosyltransferase family 2 protein, translating to MSLFILIPCYNAENSIHTLFQRIKFALKDAPPYTIICVNDGSYDQTVEKLNSIDVQVIHHKKNLGKGAALKTGYTFALENNATSVLTLDSDLQHDPNDIQTFLAASSTADIIIGSRKASFTQLESEMPFLRQFSNRTTSRMMSRLTGQVIEDAQCGFRLINKICLKTILPLCSENGYMFETEFLILASQKGFKVQFVPIQTIYGVGKSYMRPVRETINFLKLYFRHCQ from the coding sequence GTGTCTTTATTTATTCTTATTCCGTGCTATAACGCAGAAAATTCGATTCATACACTATTTCAGCGAATCAAATTCGCATTGAAAGATGCACCGCCTTATACCATCATTTGTGTTAATGACGGATCTTATGACCAAACGGTTGAAAAACTTAATTCAATTGATGTTCAAGTAATTCATCATAAAAAAAATTTAGGGAAAGGCGCCGCACTCAAAACCGGTTATACTTTCGCGCTTGAGAATAACGCAACTTCGGTTTTAACTTTAGATAGCGACTTGCAGCACGACCCAAATGATATCCAAACGTTTCTCGCTGCAAGTTCTACCGCTGATATTATCATTGGTTCCCGCAAAGCGTCGTTCACTCAATTAGAGAGTGAAATGCCCTTTTTAAGACAATTTTCAAATCGTACAACCTCACGAATGATGAGCCGTTTAACCGGACAAGTCATTGAAGACGCTCAGTGTGGATTTAGATTAATCAATAAAATATGTTTAAAAACCATTTTACCTCTTTGCTCCGAAAATGGTTATATGTTCGAAACTGAATTTCTTATCCTCGCTTCACAAAAAGGTTTTAAGGTGCAGTTTGTACCCATTCAAACAATCTATGGTGTTGGAAAGAGTTATATGAGACCTGTTCGTGAAACAATTAATTTTCTAAAGTTGTATTTCAGGCACTGTCAATAA
- a CDS encoding EamA family transporter, producing MNAFTVSSLPKIDSNLEYKDSLDSSAINPQRSHQEEKAFQLKLILSFAAVYIIWGSTYLAIHYAVETIPPLLQSSFRFICGGIILFIWATIQRAPMPSLNEWLGAGGIGFLLLFCGNGSVSIAEKTVPSGLVALIVSISPVWVVAIDWFKTKSVPKIVTFLGLFLGCLGIYLLCQPLLSVSQANFKTQGIAIMLLIFATLTWSLGSVYSKSITQPKNPAMSSAAQMLCAGVLLFVFAFVKGDWASFKASEVTLQSWLGLSYLIVFGSLIAYTAYTWLVKNAKPSHVVTYAYVNPIVAVFLGWLIAGEGVTPQTVIAGTCCVASVVLMSLDKNK from the coding sequence GTGAACGCATTTACTGTATCTTCACTGCCAAAAATTGATTCAAACTTGGAATACAAAGACTCACTCGATTCATCAGCAATTAACCCTCAAAGAAGCCATCAAGAGGAAAAGGCGTTTCAGCTAAAATTAATTCTTAGCTTCGCCGCCGTTTATATCATTTGGGGCTCAACTTACCTTGCCATTCATTATGCTGTTGAAACTATTCCGCCGCTTCTCCAATCAAGTTTTCGATTTATTTGTGGAGGAATCATCTTATTTATTTGGGCTACCATCCAACGGGCACCAATGCCATCATTAAATGAATGGCTAGGAGCCGGGGGAATAGGATTTTTATTACTTTTTTGTGGAAATGGAAGTGTTTCTATCGCAGAAAAAACAGTGCCTTCTGGGCTTGTGGCACTTATAGTTTCAATCAGCCCGGTTTGGGTTGTGGCGATTGATTGGTTCAAAACGAAGTCTGTCCCTAAGATTGTAACGTTTTTGGGGTTGTTTTTAGGATGCCTTGGAATATATCTGCTTTGTCAGCCACTACTTTCAGTAAGCCAAGCAAATTTTAAGACCCAAGGAATTGCAATCATGTTACTCATTTTTGCAACATTAACTTGGTCTTTAGGTTCTGTTTATAGCAAATCAATTACTCAACCGAAAAACCCTGCGATGTCTTCAGCCGCACAAATGCTATGCGCGGGTGTTTTGCTTTTTGTTTTCGCATTTGTAAAAGGAGACTGGGCATCCTTCAAGGCTTCAGAAGTAACACTTCAATCTTGGTTGGGTTTATCGTACCTCATTGTGTTTGGCTCGTTGATTGCATACACTGCCTATACTTGGCTTGTTAAAAATGCGAAGCCTTCGCATGTTGTGACTTATGCGTATGTGAACCCGATTGTTGCAGTTTTTTTAGGGTGGCTGATTGCTGGAGAGGGCGTTACCCCACAAACAGTTATTGCTGGAACTTGTTGTGTGGCTTCAGTTGTCTTAATGTCTCTTGATAAAAACAAGTAA
- a CDS encoding S41 family peptidase: MKQKLKSVVKSSAVYIAGVFLLIGAIAVSYGFVRPTENFFEIGKNIELLGRIYKDVSMNYVDQISVSQFMRAGIDGMLSTLDPYTVFMDEEQSDDIDQLTTGKYAGIGVTTGTDKDGGVIIVSVTDGYSADKAGLRIGDRIVKVNGTAVKGRAVSDVRTMMKGEAGTEVKLSIEREGERSILEFSLIRQEIMIKNIPFADIIEGNIGYIKLERFNLNAAEEMSIQIRSIMDSALNRKTPLKGFILDLRGNPGGLLDAAVSITSKFVPQGSAIVTTRGRDSSKVRVYNSVSTPYLKDIPLVVMINGNSASASEIVAGAVQDLDRGVIVGTRSFGKGLVQTITRLPYNTSLKITTAKYYTPSGRLIQAVDYFHRNQREGKRNVFIEEPDTLHNSFKTKIGRTVYDGGGIAPDVHTDERETTPLETALWRNSLFFKFANSYQAKYPKLPEGFKADDKLFNEFKQYLAGSKFDYQSDAERKLQELIEAAEKNYYNDQLVKQLKSLQANLVSEKNNDLERQKNEILSVLETEIITRYQGERMGIAASLNSDVQLNEAISVLMDQQRYKSLLSSGHEVGKTPGKREKSKQARKKS; this comes from the coding sequence ATGAAGCAAAAACTGAAATCCGTTGTAAAATCAAGCGCTGTTTATATAGCCGGCGTATTCTTGCTTATTGGAGCCATCGCCGTCTCTTATGGGTTTGTGCGCCCAACCGAAAATTTCTTTGAGATCGGAAAGAATATCGAGTTGCTTGGAAGAATATATAAGGATGTATCGATGAACTATGTCGATCAAATTAGCGTCTCTCAATTTATGCGTGCTGGAATCGATGGGATGCTTTCAACACTCGATCCATACACGGTTTTTATGGATGAGGAGCAGTCGGATGATATTGATCAACTTACAACAGGGAAATATGCCGGAATTGGGGTAACCACGGGTACTGATAAAGACGGTGGCGTAATCATTGTTTCGGTAACTGATGGTTACTCGGCTGATAAAGCAGGATTAAGAATTGGCGATCGAATAGTAAAAGTGAATGGAACCGCCGTAAAAGGTCGTGCGGTATCTGATGTTCGCACAATGATGAAAGGCGAAGCAGGCACCGAAGTAAAGCTATCGATTGAGCGTGAAGGGGAAAGAAGCATTCTTGAGTTTAGTCTGATTCGCCAAGAAATCATGATCAAGAATATTCCTTTTGCCGATATCATAGAGGGAAACATCGGTTACATCAAGCTCGAACGATTTAATTTGAATGCCGCCGAAGAAATGTCAATTCAAATTCGGTCGATTATGGATTCTGCGTTGAATCGAAAAACGCCCTTAAAAGGTTTTATTCTTGACCTTCGCGGAAATCCGGGTGGGTTACTTGATGCCGCAGTTTCGATTACGAGCAAATTCGTGCCTCAGGGCAGTGCAATTGTGACAACGAGAGGGCGAGACTCAAGCAAAGTCCGCGTTTACAATTCTGTAAGCACACCATACCTCAAAGATATTCCCTTGGTAGTAATGATCAACGGCAATAGCGCGTCAGCTTCGGAAATCGTGGCTGGAGCAGTGCAAGATCTTGACCGAGGTGTAATAGTTGGAACTCGCTCTTTCGGGAAAGGGCTCGTTCAAACCATAACCCGCTTGCCATACAACACATCATTAAAAATTACAACCGCCAAATATTATACCCCATCAGGTCGCTTGATTCAAGCAGTTGATTACTTCCATCGGAATCAACGAGAAGGAAAACGAAATGTGTTTATCGAAGAGCCGGATACCTTGCACAATTCTTTCAAAACAAAAATCGGTAGAACCGTTTATGACGGCGGAGGAATCGCGCCAGATGTTCATACCGACGAGCGAGAAACGACACCCTTAGAAACTGCTTTATGGAGAAATTCACTTTTCTTCAAATTTGCAAATTCTTATCAAGCAAAATACCCGAAATTGCCAGAGGGGTTTAAAGCCGATGACAAACTCTTCAATGAATTCAAGCAATATCTCGCAGGTTCTAAATTTGACTACCAATCTGATGCGGAACGGAAACTTCAAGAACTGATAGAAGCTGCTGAAAAAAATTATTACAACGATCAATTGGTGAAGCAACTTAAATCCTTACAGGCCAATCTTGTTTCAGAAAAAAACAATGATCTTGAAAGACAGAAAAACGAAATTTTATCTGTACTTGAGACGGAAATAATAACCAGATATCAAGGTGAGCGAATGGGTATTGCAGCAAGCCTAAATTCGGATGTCCAATTGAATGAAGCAATTTCAGTTTTAATGGATCAACAGCGGTACAAATCGCTTCTCTCATCCGGGCACGAAGTTGGAAAAACGCCCGGAAAAAGGGAAAAATCAAAACAGGCTCGAAAAAAGTCTTAA
- a CDS encoding aminodeoxychorismate/anthranilate synthase component II — translation MILVIDNYDSFTYNLVQYLSELGAEIIVKRNDEVSLDEISKLKPQKIVISPGPCTPKEAGISMPLIHRFKGEFPILGVCLGHQSIGEVMGGKVIRAPKPMHGKISQVSHSSKGIFSGVENPFEATRYHSLIIERETCPSTLSITAWTTDGMIMGIESEQLKLFGVQFHPESIMTKEGKKILKNFLSLN, via the coding sequence ATGATTTTAGTAATTGATAATTACGATTCATTCACATACAATTTGGTTCAGTATCTCTCTGAATTAGGAGCTGAGATTATCGTGAAACGAAATGACGAAGTTTCTCTCGATGAGATATCAAAACTTAAACCACAGAAAATTGTCATCTCTCCGGGACCTTGTACCCCAAAAGAAGCGGGGATTTCTATGCCGTTGATTCATCGATTTAAGGGAGAATTTCCAATTCTGGGTGTTTGCTTGGGTCATCAGTCAATTGGGGAAGTAATGGGTGGAAAAGTGATTCGCGCCCCAAAGCCAATGCACGGAAAAATTTCTCAAGTTAGCCATTCTTCGAAAGGGATTTTTAGTGGGGTTGAAAACCCTTTTGAAGCCACACGTTATCACTCCTTAATTATTGAAAGGGAAACTTGCCCATCAACGTTGAGTATAACCGCGTGGACAACAGATGGGATGATTATGGGAATCGAAAGTGAGCAATTGAAACTTTTTGGGGTGCAATTTCACCCGGAGTCAATTATGACAAAGGAAGGAAAGAAAATTCTCAAAAATTTCCTTTCGCTCAATTAG
- the secA gene encoding preprotein translocase subunit SecA, translated as MIKFLEKIFGSKHEKDVKRIRPIVDEINEIYETLNSLSDDDLRSKSEALKKHIQESVSSIEEELVSKKKELENLDLTFDEVQVIKEEIESLEKDLHENEEEVLNEILPEAFAIVKDTCRRLVGKRWMAGGNEIVWEMIPYDVQLIGGIVLHEGKIAEMATGEGKTLVAVMPTFLNALTGKGVHIVTVNDYLAQRDSEWMRPVFEFHGLKVSVILSDMDSSERAQAYSADITYGTNNEFGFDYLRDNMATDKVDVVHRKFNYAIIDEVDSVLIDEARTPLIISGPVPQSNSDKYAELKPKVDRLVKSQQNLVGKLLAEAEKLILEKEKADKEWEFKAGLALLRAKRGQPKNKRYLKVIGEPQNMKLLQAVENEYLRDNARKMHEVDEELYYAIEERFHTIDLTEKGRGFLTDSESNSDFFLLPDVGSEIAKIDSKNELSDDEKVKAKDELYRVFSERSERIHNVSQLLKAYSLYERDDEYVVQDGKVLIVDEFTGRILSGRRYSDGLHQAIEAKEGVKIEGETQTMATITLQNYFRLYKKICGMTGTAETEASEFFEIYKLDVVVIPTNRQIVRKDDDDLIYKTRREKYNAVINKIDELRENGQPVLVGTTSVEVSETISRMLTRKGIKHNVLNAKQNQREAEVIAQAGQRSAITIATNMAGRGTDIKLGQGVKENGGLFILGTERHESRRIDRQLRGRAGRQGDPGVTQFFVSLEDDLMRLFGSDRISSYMEKVGYQEGEVLAHPLLTKSIERAQRRVEEQNFGIRKRLLEYDNVMNQQREIIYARRRDALFKDRLRIEIFDMLHEYAERIASTYFAEFNSTALRETVLRELSVDVPLTEQEYQKIGKEGVLEKIYHAGAEFYKRKEDQIGEDYTARIEKFAVLSVIDEAWREHLRDIDDLKEGINLRAYGQKDPLLEYKQEAFKLFVEMLDNIQQNTLSLAFKLFPVVPNDDGARKGKAASVPDISIRARVRKDKLVAKHVAAESAYSIAASHAAASESGADVAEEEKPKQEPIRVEKTPGRNDPCFCGSGKKYKNCHGKM; from the coding sequence ATGATTAAGTTTCTTGAGAAAATTTTTGGCTCAAAACACGAAAAGGATGTTAAACGAATTCGCCCGATTGTTGACGAAATCAATGAAATTTATGAAACACTTAATTCTCTTTCCGATGATGATCTTCGTTCCAAAAGTGAGGCGTTAAAAAAACATATTCAAGAGTCTGTTTCCTCTATTGAAGAAGAGTTAGTTTCTAAAAAGAAGGAACTTGAGAATCTGGATCTGACTTTTGATGAGGTTCAAGTCATAAAAGAAGAAATTGAATCCCTCGAAAAAGATCTACACGAAAACGAAGAAGAAGTTCTAAATGAAATTCTTCCTGAAGCTTTTGCGATTGTCAAAGATACCTGCCGAAGGCTGGTTGGAAAGAGATGGATGGCCGGCGGAAATGAAATCGTATGGGAAATGATTCCTTATGATGTTCAATTGATTGGTGGTATCGTACTTCATGAAGGAAAGATTGCTGAAATGGCAACCGGGGAAGGAAAAACCCTTGTTGCTGTAATGCCAACATTCTTAAATGCACTCACCGGTAAAGGCGTTCATATTGTCACTGTCAATGACTACCTCGCCCAACGCGACTCTGAGTGGATGCGGCCCGTCTTCGAATTCCACGGTCTTAAAGTCAGTGTGATCCTTTCTGATATGGATTCTTCTGAAAGAGCCCAAGCCTACTCAGCCGATATCACTTACGGAACAAATAATGAATTCGGTTTTGATTATCTCCGCGATAATATGGCGACTGATAAAGTTGATGTTGTTCACCGTAAGTTTAATTATGCCATAATCGATGAAGTCGATTCAGTCTTGATTGATGAAGCAAGAACGCCACTCATTATTTCAGGACCAGTTCCTCAATCCAATTCCGATAAATATGCGGAGCTCAAACCAAAAGTCGATCGTTTGGTAAAAAGCCAACAAAACTTGGTCGGGAAATTATTGGCTGAAGCAGAAAAATTAATTCTTGAAAAAGAGAAAGCCGATAAAGAATGGGAGTTCAAAGCAGGGCTTGCATTATTGCGTGCAAAAAGAGGACAACCCAAGAATAAGAGATATCTCAAGGTCATTGGAGAACCTCAAAACATGAAATTGTTACAGGCTGTTGAAAATGAATATCTCAGAGACAATGCGAGAAAAATGCATGAGGTGGATGAAGAACTTTATTATGCTATTGAAGAGCGATTTCACACCATTGACCTTACTGAAAAGGGAAGAGGCTTTCTAACAGATTCAGAATCAAATTCAGATTTTTTCCTCCTGCCGGATGTCGGTTCGGAAATTGCAAAAATCGATTCAAAAAATGAACTCTCTGACGATGAAAAAGTTAAAGCAAAAGATGAACTTTATCGTGTCTTTTCAGAGCGTTCAGAGCGAATTCACAATGTCTCCCAATTGCTAAAAGCCTATTCTCTTTATGAACGCGATGATGAATATGTTGTGCAAGATGGCAAGGTTTTAATTGTCGATGAATTTACCGGTCGGATCCTTTCTGGCCGCCGTTACAGCGATGGTTTACACCAAGCAATTGAGGCGAAAGAAGGTGTAAAAATTGAAGGCGAAACTCAAACAATGGCGACGATAACCCTTCAAAATTATTTCCGACTTTACAAAAAGATTTGCGGGATGACAGGCACGGCAGAAACAGAGGCCTCCGAATTTTTTGAAATTTATAAACTCGATGTCGTTGTCATTCCCACCAATCGTCAAATTGTCAGAAAAGACGATGATGATTTGATTTATAAAACTAGAAGAGAAAAGTATAACGCTGTTATCAATAAAATAGACGAACTGCGCGAAAATGGTCAACCGGTTTTGGTAGGAACAACTAGTGTCGAGGTTTCAGAAACTATTTCAAGAATGCTCACGCGTAAAGGCATTAAGCATAATGTCTTAAATGCGAAACAAAATCAAAGGGAAGCGGAGGTAATAGCCCAAGCCGGTCAACGCTCGGCAATTACGATTGCGACCAATATGGCTGGTCGTGGAACCGATATTAAATTGGGTCAAGGAGTAAAGGAAAACGGAGGTTTATTCATTTTAGGAACCGAGCGGCATGAGTCACGGAGAATCGACCGACAGCTGCGAGGCCGAGCTGGTCGTCAGGGTGACCCCGGTGTTACCCAATTTTTTGTCTCACTTGAAGATGATTTGATGCGCCTTTTCGGCTCCGACCGGATTTCATCGTATATGGAAAAGGTAGGCTATCAAGAAGGTGAAGTGCTGGCACACCCATTACTTACAAAATCAATTGAAAGAGCCCAACGGAGAGTTGAAGAGCAAAATTTCGGAATTCGAAAAAGACTGTTGGAATATGACAATGTCATGAATCAACAACGAGAAATTATTTACGCTCGCCGAAGAGATGCGCTTTTCAAAGACAGGTTAAGAATTGAAATCTTCGATATGCTTCATGAATATGCAGAGCGTATCGCTTCAACTTATTTCGCAGAGTTCAATTCAACTGCTTTAAGAGAAACGGTTCTCAGAGAACTCTCTGTTGATGTGCCCCTTACAGAACAAGAGTATCAAAAAATTGGAAAAGAAGGCGTTCTCGAAAAGATTTATCATGCAGGTGCTGAGTTTTACAAGCGAAAAGAAGACCAAATTGGTGAGGATTATACGGCAAGAATTGAAAAGTTTGCGGTCCTAAGTGTTATTGACGAAGCGTGGCGCGAGCACCTCCGCGATATCGATGATCTTAAGGAAGGGATTAACCTCCGAGCCTATGGACAAAAAGATCCACTGTTAGAATACAAACAAGAAGCCTTCAAACTTTTTGTAGAGATGTTGGATAATATTCAACAGAATACGCTCTCATTGGCTTTTAAACTCTTTCCGGTCGTCCCAAATGATGACGGGGCAAGGAAGGGAAAAGCAGCATCAGTTCCTGATATTTCAATTCGCGCACGAGTTAGAAAAGATAAATTAGTTGCAAAACATGTTGCAGCTGAAAGT